One region of Triticum aestivum cultivar Chinese Spring chromosome 6B, IWGSC CS RefSeq v2.1, whole genome shotgun sequence genomic DNA includes:
- the LOC123136321 gene encoding probable diaminopimelate decarboxylase, chloroplastic gives MAAANLLSRSLVPSLTPNPGSQPSRSRAASVSLRRRHGPAAPLRASLSTASPSTRVAMGEAPKHCFQRGADGHLYCEGVRVEDTMAAADRTPFYLYSKPQVVRNFTAYDKALQGLRSIVGYAVKANNNLSVLQLLRGLGCGAVLVSGNELRLALRAGFDPTRCIFNGNGKTLEDLVLAAESGVFVNIDSEFDLENIVTAARVAGRQVPVLLRINPDVDPQVHPYVATGNKTSKFGIRNEKLQWFLDSIKSYSNDIKLVGVHCHLGSTITKVDIFRDAANLMVNFVDEIRAQGFELEYLNIGGGLGIDYHHTGAVLPTPMDLINTVRELVLSRDLTLIIEPGRSLIANTCCFVNKVTGVKSNGTKNFIVVDGSMAELIRPSLYGAYQHIELVSPSPGAEVATFDIVGPVCESADFLGKDRELPTPEKGAGLVVHDAGAYCMSMASTYNLKMRPAEYWVEDDGSIVKIRHGETFDDYMKFFDGLPA, from the exons ATGGCGGCGGCCAACCTCCTCTCCCGCTCCCTCGTCCCCTCGCTGACCCCCAACCCCGGCAGCCAACCAAGCCGCAGCCGCGCCGCATCCGTCTCGCTGCGCCGCCGTCACGGACCCGCGGCCCCCCTCCGCGCCTCCCTCTCCACGGCCTCCCCGTCCACGCGCGTGGCCATGGGGGAGGCGCCCAAGCACTGCTTCCAGCGCGGCGCCGACGGCCACCTCTACTGCGAGGGGGTGCGGGTGGAGGACACGATGGCGGCGGCAGACCGGACCCCGTTCTATCTCTACAGCAAGCCGCAGGTCGTCCGGAACTTCACCGCATACGACAAGGCGCTCCAGGGGCTCCGCTCAATCGTGGGGTACGCGGTGAAGGCCAACAACAACCTCAGCGTGCTGCAGCTCCTGCGGGGGCTCGGGTGCGGCGCCGTCCTTGTCAGCGGCAACGAGCTCCGCCTCGCGCTACGGGCAGGATTTGACCCCACCAG GTGCATATTTAATGGAAATGGAAAGACATTGGAAGATCTTGTTTTAGCCGCAGAGAGTGGAGTATTTGTAAATATAGACAGTGAGTTTGATTTGGAGAATATTGTCACTGCTGCAAGAGTTGCAGGAAGGCAAGTGCCTGTCTTGCTCAGAATTAATCCAGATGTGGATCCACAG GTTCATCCCTATGTTGCCACTGGAAACAAAACATCCAAATTTGGGATTCGCAATGAAAAATTGCAATGGTTCTTAGACTCTATTAAGTCATACTCAAATGATATTAAACTGGTGGGTGTTCATTGCCATCTTGGATCTACCATTACAAAG GTTGATATTTTCAGAGACGCTGCAAATCTTATGGTGAACTTTGTTGATGAAATTCGAGCACAAGGTTTTGAGTTGGAGTACCTGAATATTGGAGGTGGCTTGGGGATAGACTACCACCACACTGGTGCAGTCTTGCCTACACCTATGGATCTTATCAACACT GTCCGGGAATTGGTCCTCTCACGGGATCTTACTCTCATTATCGAACCTGGAAGATCCCTGATCGCCAATACGTGCTGCTTCGTCAATAAGGTCACTGGTGTAAAATCTAACGGCACAAAGAATTTCATTGTAGTTGATGGCAGCATGGCTGAGCTCATCAGGCCTAGTCTATATGGAGCATATCAG CATATAGAACTAGTTTCTCCCTCTCCAGGTGCAGAAGTAGCAACCTTTGACATTGTTGGGCCAGTCTGCGAATCTGCAGATTTCCTTGGCAAAGACAGGGAGCTTCCAACACCTGAAAAG GGAGCTGGTTTGGTTGTCCATGACGCAGGAGCCTACTGCATGAGCATGGCTTCGACCTACAATCTGAAGATGAGACCAGCCGAGTATTGG GTAGAGGACGATGGGTCCATCGTTAAGATCAGGCACGGTGAAACATTTGACGACTACATGAAGTTCTTTGATGGTCTTCCTGCCTAG